One part of the Paraburkholderia flagellata genome encodes these proteins:
- a CDS encoding NADH-quinone oxidoreductase subunit M, with the protein MHATPILSIAIWMPIVFGIIVLVVGSRRNPSADRWLALIGSVLSFLVTLPLVSGFDTTTASLQFEEKAVWIERFNIAYHLGVDGIAMWFVVLTALITVIVVIAGWQVITKNVAQYYASFLILSGIMIGVFCAADGLLFYVFFEATLIPMYIIIGVWGGPNRVYAAFKFFLYTLAGSLLMLVALLYLYRITGTFDLASWQAAKIAMTPQILLFVAFFFAFAVKVPMWPVHTWLPDAHVEAPTGGSVVLAAIMLKLGAYGFLRFSLPVTPDASHYLAPVIITLSLIAVIYIGLVAMVQADMKKLVAYSSIAHMGFVTLGFFMFGPSSQLAMEGGIIQMISHGFVSGAMFLCIGVLYDRMHTRDIADYGGVVNTMPKFAALVMLFAMANCGLPGTSGFVGEFMVILAAVQFNFWIAFGAAFTLILGAAYTLWMYKRVYFGAIANDHVRELKDINSREYFMLAVLALFTLFMGIYPKPFTDVMHVSVENLLSHVAVSKLPLSQ; encoded by the coding sequence ATGCACGCAACCCCGATTCTCAGTATTGCGATCTGGATGCCGATCGTATTCGGCATCATCGTTCTTGTAGTGGGTTCCCGTCGGAACCCGAGTGCGGACCGCTGGCTCGCACTCATCGGTTCGGTGCTTAGTTTCCTCGTCACCCTTCCGCTCGTTTCGGGCTTCGATACGACCACGGCTTCCCTGCAGTTCGAGGAGAAGGCGGTCTGGATCGAGCGGTTCAATATTGCATATCACCTGGGCGTCGACGGCATCGCGATGTGGTTCGTCGTGCTCACGGCGCTTATCACCGTGATCGTCGTGATCGCGGGCTGGCAGGTCATCACGAAGAACGTCGCGCAGTATTACGCGTCGTTCCTCATCCTGTCGGGCATCATGATCGGCGTTTTCTGCGCCGCCGACGGTCTGTTGTTCTACGTGTTCTTCGAAGCGACGCTCATCCCGATGTACATCATCATCGGCGTGTGGGGCGGACCGAACCGTGTGTACGCAGCGTTCAAGTTCTTTCTCTACACGCTGGCCGGCTCGCTGCTGATGCTGGTCGCGTTGCTGTACCTGTACCGCATTACCGGGACCTTCGACCTCGCCTCCTGGCAGGCCGCGAAGATCGCCATGACGCCGCAAATCTTGCTGTTCGTCGCGTTCTTCTTCGCGTTCGCGGTCAAGGTGCCGATGTGGCCGGTCCACACGTGGTTGCCGGACGCGCACGTCGAAGCGCCCACGGGCGGCTCGGTCGTGCTGGCCGCGATCATGCTGAAGCTCGGCGCGTACGGTTTCCTGCGTTTCTCGCTGCCAGTCACGCCGGACGCGAGTCACTACCTGGCGCCGGTCATCATCACGCTGTCCTTGATCGCCGTGATCTACATCGGCCTCGTGGCGATGGTGCAGGCGGACATGAAGAAGCTGGTCGCGTACTCGTCGATTGCCCACATGGGCTTCGTCACGCTCGGCTTCTTTATGTTCGGCCCGTCGAGCCAGCTCGCGATGGAAGGCGGGATCATCCAGATGATCTCGCACGGCTTCGTCTCGGGCGCCATGTTCCTGTGCATCGGCGTGTTGTATGACCGTATGCACACACGCGACATCGCGGACTACGGCGGTGTGGTCAACACCATGCCGAAGTTCGCGGCGCTGGTCATGCTGTTCGCGATGGCCAACTGCGGTTTGCCGGGCACCTCTGGATTCGTCGGCGAATTCATGGTGATTCTGGCGGCCGTGCAGTTCAACTTCTGGATCGCTTTCGGGGCGGCGTTCACGCTGATCCTGGGCGCGGCCTATACGTTGTGGATGTACAAGCGGGTGTACTTCGGCGCCATCGCGAACGACCATGTTCGCGAGCTGAAGGACATCAACAGTCGCGAATACTTCATGCTTGCAGTGCTCGCGCTGTTTACGCTTTTCATGGGCATCTACCCGAAGCCCTTTACCGATGTGATGCACGTTTCCGTGGAAAACCTCCTCTCCCACGTCGCAGTGTCCAAACTGCCGCTGTCACAGTAA
- the nuoN gene encoding NADH-quinone oxidoreductase subunit NuoN has protein sequence MPNAPLNALLPDALVMTGLVVAWLNDTFTGPSGRRTTYFIALLTTVIAGIWFAVNAFDPHVYYYFTRMYVIDPFASAMKSVVTLGYAVTIVYSRKYLEDRDMFRGEFFLLGMFSLLGQITMISGNNFLTLYLGLELMSLSLYAVIALRRDAAQSNEAAMKYYVLGALASGFLLYGISMLYGATGSLELNEVFKAVASGHINDIVLLFGVVFIVAGVAFKMGAVPFHMWVPDVYQGAPTAMTLLTGGGPKVAAFAWAVRFLVMGLLPLAVDWQEMLIILAALSMIVGNITGIVQRNVKRMLAYSAISNMGFVLLGLLAGIVDNKATGAASAYSSAMFYSIVYLITTLGAFGVVMLLSRRDFEAETIDDFKGLNQRNPVFAFVMMLMMFSLAGIPPTVGFYAKLAVLEATMNAGLTWLAVLAVITSLFGAFYYLRIVKLMYFDAPQDEAPIESHACNRALLTLNGVAVLVLGIIPGPLMSICLQAVTHTLPL, from the coding sequence ATGCCAAACGCCCCTTTGAACGCTCTGCTACCCGACGCGCTGGTGATGACCGGCCTCGTCGTCGCGTGGCTCAACGACACGTTCACCGGCCCTTCGGGCCGCCGCACGACCTATTTCATCGCGCTGCTGACCACGGTCATAGCCGGTATCTGGTTTGCGGTGAACGCGTTCGATCCGCACGTGTACTACTACTTCACGCGGATGTACGTGATCGATCCGTTCGCGAGTGCGATGAAGTCGGTGGTCACGCTCGGCTACGCGGTCACGATCGTGTACTCGCGCAAGTATCTCGAAGACCGCGACATGTTCCGGGGCGAGTTCTTCCTGCTTGGCATGTTCTCGCTGCTCGGCCAGATCACGATGATCTCGGGCAACAACTTCCTCACGCTGTACCTCGGCCTCGAGCTGATGTCGCTCTCGCTCTACGCGGTCATCGCGCTACGTCGTGACGCGGCGCAGTCGAACGAAGCCGCGATGAAGTATTACGTGCTGGGCGCGCTCGCTTCGGGCTTCCTGCTCTATGGCATCTCGATGCTGTACGGCGCGACCGGCTCGCTCGAGCTGAACGAAGTGTTCAAGGCGGTGGCTTCGGGCCACATCAACGACATCGTCCTGCTGTTCGGCGTGGTGTTCATCGTCGCTGGCGTGGCGTTCAAGATGGGCGCGGTGCCGTTCCACATGTGGGTACCCGACGTCTATCAAGGCGCGCCTACGGCCATGACGCTGCTCACCGGCGGCGGCCCGAAGGTCGCGGCATTTGCCTGGGCCGTGCGCTTCCTCGTGATGGGCCTGCTGCCGCTGGCAGTGGACTGGCAAGAGATGCTGATCATCCTCGCGGCGCTTTCGATGATCGTGGGCAACATTACGGGTATCGTGCAGCGCAACGTCAAGCGTATGCTCGCGTACTCGGCCATTTCGAACATGGGCTTCGTGCTGCTCGGCCTGCTCGCCGGCATCGTCGACAACAAGGCGACGGGCGCGGCCAGCGCATACAGCTCGGCCATGTTCTACAGCATCGTCTATCTCATTACGACGCTCGGTGCGTTTGGCGTGGTCATGCTGCTGTCCCGCCGCGATTTCGAAGCAGAAACGATCGACGACTTCAAGGGCCTGAACCAGCGCAACCCGGTGTTCGCGTTCGTCATGATGCTCATGATGTTCTCGCTCGCCGGTATTCCGCCGACGGTTGGCTTCTACGCGAAGCTCGCCGTGCTCGAAGCGACCATGAACGCGGGCCTCACGTGGCTTGCTGTGCTCGCCGTGATCACGTCGCTGTTCGGCGCGTTCTATTACCTGCGTATCGTCAAGCTGATGTACTTTGACGCACCGCAGGACGAAGCACCGATCGAGAGCCATGCATGCAACCGCGCGCTGCTCACGCTCAACGGCGTCGCGGTGCTCGTGCTGGGCATCATCCCGGGCCCGCTGATGTCGATCTGCCTGCAGGCCGTCACGCATACGCTGCCGCTCTAA
- a CDS encoding DUF2818 family protein: MSAAGWFIVLLALAGANLPFLNQRLFGVVPLRALKKSAWIRIAEMIVLYFVVGTFGFLLEARAGNRFDQGWQFYAITFSLFVVFAFPGFAWQYLVKRRPA; this comes from the coding sequence ATGTCGGCAGCGGGCTGGTTCATCGTGCTGTTGGCGCTCGCGGGCGCCAACCTGCCGTTCCTCAACCAGCGATTGTTCGGCGTCGTGCCGCTCCGCGCACTGAAGAAGAGTGCGTGGATTCGCATCGCTGAAATGATCGTGCTGTATTTTGTGGTCGGTACGTTCGGCTTCCTGCTGGAAGCGCGTGCCGGCAACCGTTTTGACCAGGGCTGGCAGTTCTACGCGATTACCTTCAGTCTTTTTGTCGTGTTCGCGTTTCCCGGCTTCGCCTGGCAATATCTCGTCAAACGCCGCCCGGCGTGA
- a CDS encoding NUDIX domain-containing protein: protein MAEHHQHDPSLAETCVESTTLYAGNFLTLKRDTVALPDGKHATREFVQHPGAVMVIPLFDDGRVLMERQYRYPLSRVMTEFPAGKLDPQEGALACAIRELKEETGYTAREYVYLAQIHPVISYSTEFIDIYLARGLTAGAAQLDDGEFLETFTATVPDLLEWVRTGKITDVKTIIGTFWLEKALSGAWPLAKAEQG from the coding sequence ATGGCTGAACATCATCAACACGACCCGTCGCTCGCTGAGACGTGCGTGGAGAGCACGACGCTCTACGCGGGTAATTTTCTTACCCTGAAGCGCGATACGGTCGCCTTGCCAGACGGCAAGCACGCCACGCGCGAGTTCGTTCAGCATCCCGGCGCGGTAATGGTGATCCCGCTGTTCGACGACGGCCGCGTGCTGATGGAGCGCCAGTACCGCTATCCGCTCTCGCGCGTGATGACGGAATTCCCCGCCGGCAAGCTCGATCCGCAGGAAGGCGCGCTCGCCTGCGCAATCCGCGAACTCAAGGAAGAGACGGGCTATACGGCGCGCGAGTACGTCTATCTCGCGCAGATCCATCCTGTGATCTCGTACTCGACCGAATTCATCGACATCTATCTCGCGCGCGGACTGACCGCAGGCGCGGCGCAACTCGACGACGGCGAGTTTCTTGAAACCTTCACGGCGACAGTTCCCGATCTGCTTGAATGGGTGCGCACTGGCAAGATCACCGACGTGAAAACGATCATCGGTACGTTCTGGCTCGAAAAGGCGCTGTCGGGCGCGTGGCCGCTCGCGAAGGCGGAGCAGGGCTGA
- a CDS encoding DUF1178 family protein, with amino-acid sequence MKVLDLQCPDGHRFEGWFASVDDFESQLSRKLVECPMCGATHVTRLPSAPRLNLSGASETPKASPHEQAAQWQAHAMRVIREVLDKTENVGDRFAEEARRIHYNEAPSRNIRGVATAEDAQALVEEGIDVMPLPVPAALKGPLQ; translated from the coding sequence ATGAAGGTCCTCGATTTACAGTGTCCAGACGGCCATCGGTTTGAAGGCTGGTTCGCATCGGTTGACGATTTCGAGTCGCAACTGTCCCGCAAGCTGGTCGAATGTCCGATGTGCGGCGCCACCCACGTGACCCGCTTGCCGTCCGCGCCCCGGTTGAACCTGTCCGGCGCGAGCGAAACGCCGAAAGCGTCGCCGCACGAGCAGGCGGCGCAATGGCAAGCGCATGCGATGCGTGTAATCCGCGAGGTCCTCGACAAGACGGAGAACGTAGGTGACCGTTTCGCCGAGGAGGCGCGGCGCATTCACTACAACGAAGCGCCGTCGCGCAACATCCGTGGAGTGGCTACCGCGGAAGACGCGCAAGCTCTCGTCGAAGAAGGCATCGATGTGATGCCGCTGCCGGTTCCGGCCGCGCTGAAGGGTCCGCTGCAATAA
- a CDS encoding acyl-CoA dehydrogenase family protein — protein MDLDYTPADDAFRAEIRAWLEANLPQAMRDKVLNHKRLSRDDIANWHKLLGKKGWSAPAWPAEWGGPGWTEAQRHIWDAECGRIGAPPVLPFGVSMVAPVLMKYGNEAQKRRYLPRILSGEDWWCQGYSEPGSGSDLASLRTRAVLVKSGEGDHYVVNGQKTWTTLGQHADMMFCLVRTDPAAKKQEGISFLLIDMNTPGITVRPIITLDEDHEVNEVFFEDVKVPVENLVGEENRGWTYAKYLLGHERTGIARVGASNRELAFLKGVALKQKKNGKPLLEDPVFAARVAAVEIELMALEVTAERVIASASNGRGPGPEASMLKIKGTEIQQALTELMVDAIGPLAAPFDPAFLEGEHDHAAGGDDDAAPLAAYYFNYRKTSIYGGSNEIQKNIISQMILGI, from the coding sequence ATGGATCTGGACTACACCCCCGCTGACGACGCATTTCGCGCCGAAATCCGCGCCTGGCTCGAGGCCAACCTGCCTCAAGCGATGCGCGACAAGGTTCTCAACCACAAGCGCCTCTCGCGCGACGACATCGCCAACTGGCACAAGCTGCTAGGCAAGAAGGGCTGGTCCGCGCCTGCGTGGCCTGCGGAGTGGGGCGGCCCCGGCTGGACCGAAGCACAGCGCCACATTTGGGACGCGGAGTGCGGTCGCATCGGCGCGCCGCCTGTGCTGCCGTTCGGCGTTTCGATGGTCGCGCCCGTGCTCATGAAGTACGGCAACGAGGCGCAAAAGCGCCGCTATCTCCCGCGCATCCTTTCCGGTGAAGACTGGTGGTGCCAGGGCTACTCCGAGCCGGGCTCGGGATCCGACCTCGCGTCGTTGCGCACGCGCGCTGTCCTTGTCAAAAGCGGCGAGGGCGATCACTACGTCGTGAACGGCCAGAAGACCTGGACCACGCTCGGCCAGCACGCCGACATGATGTTCTGCCTCGTGCGCACCGATCCGGCGGCCAAGAAGCAGGAAGGCATCTCGTTCCTCCTCATCGACATGAATACGCCCGGCATTACCGTGCGTCCCATCATCACGCTCGATGAAGACCATGAGGTTAACGAAGTATTTTTCGAAGACGTGAAGGTGCCCGTCGAAAATCTCGTTGGCGAGGAGAACCGCGGCTGGACCTACGCGAAGTATCTGCTGGGTCACGAGCGCACGGGCATCGCGCGCGTGGGCGCGTCGAACCGCGAACTGGCGTTCCTCAAGGGCGTCGCGCTCAAGCAGAAGAAGAACGGCAAACCGCTGCTGGAAGATCCCGTGTTCGCGGCGCGTGTGGCAGCCGTCGAAATCGAGCTGATGGCGCTCGAAGTCACGGCCGAACGCGTGATCGCGAGCGCGTCGAACGGACGCGGCCCCGGTCCCGAAGCGTCGATGCTCAAGATCAAGGGCACGGAGATCCAGCAGGCGCTGACCGAGCTGATGGTCGATGCGATTGGCCCGCTTGCAGCGCCGTTCGATCCCGCCTTCCTCGAGGGCGAGCACGATCACGCGGCAGGCGGCGATGACGACGCGGCGCCGCTCGCGGCGTACTACTTCAACTATCGCAAGACGTCGATCTACGGCGGGTCGAACGAAATTCAGAAGAACATCATCTCGCAGATGATTCTGGGGATTTGA
- a CDS encoding acyl-CoA dehydrogenase family protein: MNFNFTEEQQQLADALRRYLDKNYGFEARQAIVKTSEGVSAQHWNAFVELGLIALPVPADQGGFDGAPFDMLVVMKELGRALVIEPYWATAVGVEALKLAGGAANTDNAALLERVASGEIKLAAAFHEPQSRYDLFSLETQAKETGDGFALSGTKSVVQHGAQADYWIVPARFAGEVALFVVARDAKGVEVSEYRTIDGQRAATLTFKEAHARRLGDAHTGAATWEKIADYATFLLCAEAVGAMDALNHATVEYTKTRQQFGVPIARFQALQHRMAEMLIHAEQARSLTYLAAARYSSESADERRRAISAAKVRVGQAARFIGQQAVQLHGGMGVTNEVAAAHLFKRLAIIETTLGDVDHHLERFASLPGFSQAA, encoded by the coding sequence ATGAACTTCAATTTCACCGAAGAGCAACAGCAACTCGCCGACGCGCTGCGTCGCTATCTCGACAAGAACTACGGATTCGAAGCGCGCCAGGCGATCGTGAAGACGTCTGAGGGCGTTTCCGCGCAGCACTGGAACGCGTTCGTCGAACTCGGCTTGATCGCGCTGCCGGTACCGGCGGACCAGGGCGGCTTTGACGGCGCGCCGTTCGATATGCTCGTCGTCATGAAGGAACTGGGCCGCGCGCTCGTGATCGAGCCTTATTGGGCAACCGCGGTGGGCGTCGAGGCGCTCAAACTCGCGGGCGGCGCGGCCAACACGGATAATGCCGCGCTGCTCGAACGCGTGGCCTCCGGTGAGATCAAGCTCGCCGCTGCGTTCCATGAGCCGCAATCACGCTACGACCTGTTCTCGCTGGAAACGCAAGCAAAGGAAACCGGCGACGGCTTCGCGCTCTCGGGCACGAAATCGGTCGTGCAGCACGGTGCCCAGGCCGACTACTGGATCGTGCCGGCACGGTTCGCAGGCGAGGTGGCGCTCTTCGTCGTCGCGCGCGATGCGAAAGGCGTCGAGGTGAGCGAATACCGCACGATCGACGGCCAGCGTGCCGCAACGCTGACCTTCAAGGAAGCGCATGCGCGTCGTCTTGGCGACGCACACACGGGCGCGGCGACGTGGGAAAAGATTGCCGACTACGCCACGTTCCTGCTGTGTGCGGAAGCCGTGGGCGCAATGGACGCGCTAAACCACGCCACGGTCGAATACACGAAAACGCGTCAGCAGTTCGGCGTGCCGATCGCGCGCTTCCAGGCGCTGCAGCACCGCATGGCCGAGATGCTGATCCACGCGGAACAGGCCCGCTCGCTGACTTATCTCGCTGCCGCGCGTTACAGTAGCGAATCGGCCGATGAGCGGCGCCGCGCGATCTCAGCGGCGAAGGTGCGCGTCGGTCAGGCGGCGCGCTTCATCGGTCAGCAGGCCGTGCAACTGCACGGCGGCATGGGCGTCACCAACGAAGTGGCGGCCGCGCATTTGTTCAAGCGTCTTGCGATCATCGAAACGACGCTCGGTGATGTCGATCATCATCTTGAACGCTTCGCGTCGCTGCCCGGTTTCTCGCAGGCAGCGTAA
- a CDS encoding MaoC family dehydratase has protein sequence MGLSYEDLEVGKRYTVGSHTFERDEVVHFAEQFDPQPFHVSEAGGEASMFGGLVASGWHTCSVMMGMLVRNFLKESTSMGSPGVDEIRWLKPTRVGDTLTMTNTIVSKRVSASKPDRGIVETQWEGHNQHGELIVIVRSKALFGLRHPGSAS, from the coding sequence ATGGGCCTGAGTTACGAAGATCTCGAAGTGGGCAAGCGCTATACGGTCGGTTCCCACACGTTTGAGCGCGACGAGGTGGTGCATTTTGCGGAGCAGTTCGATCCGCAGCCGTTCCACGTGAGCGAAGCCGGTGGCGAGGCGTCGATGTTCGGCGGCCTCGTCGCGAGCGGTTGGCATACCTGCTCGGTCATGATGGGCATGCTCGTGCGCAACTTCCTGAAGGAATCGACCTCGATGGGCTCACCCGGCGTCGACGAGATTCGCTGGCTCAAGCCTACGCGCGTGGGCGACACGCTTACGATGACGAACACGATCGTGAGCAAGCGAGTTTCGGCGAGCAAGCCCGATCGCGGCATCGTCGAAACGCAGTGGGAAGGCCACAACCAGCACGGCGAACTGATCGTGATCGTGCGTTCGAAGGCGCTCTTCGGCCTTCGCCATCCAGGGAGCGCATCTTGA
- a CDS encoding MaoC family dehydratase — MSESDITQIADPAALRALIGAGPLVGGWREVSEADVHGFADATGDHQWIHLDAERARRESPFGGPIAHGFLTLSLIPVLLGATLHMRQRMGVNYGLNRVRFTQPVPVGAKVRARIAVKEVSDVAGGGVQVVWDVSIECEGTGEANARPACVAEFITRHYF, encoded by the coding sequence TTGAGCGAGAGCGACATCACGCAGATTGCCGACCCGGCGGCGTTGCGCGCGCTGATCGGCGCGGGGCCGCTCGTGGGCGGCTGGCGCGAAGTGAGTGAGGCGGACGTGCACGGTTTTGCCGATGCCACGGGCGACCACCAGTGGATCCACCTCGACGCCGAACGGGCGCGCCGCGAGTCGCCGTTCGGCGGCCCGATCGCGCACGGCTTTCTCACGCTTTCGCTGATTCCTGTGCTGCTCGGAGCAACGCTGCACATGCGCCAGCGCATGGGCGTGAACTACGGGCTCAACCGCGTGCGCTTCACGCAGCCGGTGCCCGTGGGCGCGAAGGTGCGTGCGCGTATCGCCGTGAAAGAAGTGAGCGATGTGGCCGGCGGCGGCGTGCAGGTCGTGTGGGATGTGAGCATCGAGTGTGAAGGCACCGGTGAGGCCAACGCGCGGCCCGCGTGCGTGGCCGAGTTCATCACGCGACACTACTTCTAA
- a CDS encoding glutathione binding-like protein has product MIDVYSWATPNGHKVHIMLEETGLEYRVHPVDIGAGDQFKAEFLAISPNNKIPAITDSEGPRRADGQPFSLFESGAILIYLAAKTGRFMPEDLAARYDVLQWVMFQMGGLGPMLGQAHHFRIYAPEKIDYAVNRYTNEAKRLYNVMETQLEKTEYLAGDEYTIADIAAFPWTRSWQNQGIDLDSLPNVKRWHEAIAARPAVKRGVEVLANVRKPLMDDKAKEMLFGATQYAKH; this is encoded by the coding sequence ATGATCGACGTCTACAGCTGGGCCACGCCGAATGGTCACAAAGTCCATATCATGCTCGAGGAAACCGGCCTCGAATACCGGGTGCACCCGGTCGATATCGGTGCGGGCGACCAGTTCAAGGCAGAATTCCTCGCCATCAGCCCGAACAACAAGATTCCCGCGATTACCGACTCCGAAGGCCCGCGCCGTGCCGACGGCCAGCCGTTCTCGCTGTTCGAGTCGGGCGCGATCCTGATTTATCTCGCCGCGAAAACGGGCCGCTTCATGCCCGAAGACCTCGCCGCGCGCTACGACGTGCTGCAATGGGTGATGTTCCAGATGGGCGGCCTTGGCCCCATGCTTGGGCAGGCACACCACTTCCGCATCTACGCGCCCGAGAAGATCGACTATGCGGTCAATCGCTACACGAACGAAGCCAAGCGCCTCTACAACGTGATGGAAACGCAGCTGGAAAAGACTGAATATCTGGCCGGCGACGAGTACACCATCGCGGATATCGCCGCTTTTCCGTGGACGCGCTCCTGGCAAAACCAGGGCATCGATCTCGATTCGCTGCCTAACGTAAAACGCTGGCACGAGGCGATCGCGGCGCGCCCCGCGGTCAAGCGCGGCGTCGAAGTGCTCGCGAATGTGCGCAAGCCGCTCATGGACGACAAGGCGAAGGAAATGCTCTTCGGCGCAACGCAATACGCAAAACACTGA
- a CDS encoding acyl-CoA dehydrogenase — protein MNFDYSPKVQALREKLLAFFDEHIYPNEAVFHEEVERNRANGNPWVPTQIVEQLKEKARAAGLWNLFLPASERGAGLTNLEYAPLCEIMGRVHWAPEVFNCSAPDTGNMETIERYGSEAHKQQWLAPLLAGQIRSAFLMTEPDVASSDATNIQTRIERDGDDYVINGTKWWSSGAGDPRCAIYILMGKTDPDAARHAQQSMILVPSDTAGITVRRPLTVFGYDDAPHGHMEITLENVRVPASNILLGEGRGFEIAQGRLGPGRIHHCMRLIGLAERALEFMAKRALSRVAFGKPVAQQTVTQERIAEARCMIEQARLLTLKTAYMMDTVGNKGARGEIAMIKVVAPNMACQVIDWAMQVHGAAGVSGDFPLAYSYASARTLRFADGPDEVHRNAIAKLELARHMDAGAASRVEMPVTRS, from the coding sequence ATGAATTTCGATTACTCCCCGAAAGTGCAGGCGCTGCGCGAGAAACTGCTCGCGTTCTTCGACGAACACATTTATCCGAACGAGGCGGTCTTCCATGAGGAAGTCGAGCGCAATCGCGCGAACGGCAACCCTTGGGTGCCCACGCAAATCGTCGAGCAGTTGAAGGAAAAGGCGCGCGCGGCAGGACTATGGAACCTGTTCCTGCCCGCCTCCGAACGCGGCGCGGGCCTCACGAACCTCGAATATGCGCCGCTGTGCGAAATCATGGGCCGCGTGCACTGGGCCCCGGAAGTGTTCAACTGCAGCGCGCCCGACACCGGCAATATGGAGACGATCGAGCGCTACGGCAGCGAGGCGCACAAGCAGCAATGGCTCGCGCCGCTGCTGGCAGGCCAGATCCGCTCGGCGTTTCTGATGACCGAGCCCGACGTCGCCTCGTCGGACGCGACGAACATCCAGACGCGCATCGAGCGCGACGGCGACGACTACGTGATCAACGGCACGAAGTGGTGGTCATCCGGCGCAGGCGACCCGCGCTGCGCGATCTATATCCTGATGGGCAAGACCGATCCCGATGCAGCGCGCCATGCGCAACAGTCGATGATCCTCGTGCCGTCGGACACGGCCGGCATCACCGTGCGCCGCCCGCTCACAGTGTTCGGCTACGACGACGCGCCGCACGGCCACATGGAAATCACGCTCGAAAACGTGCGCGTGCCCGCATCGAACATCCTGCTGGGCGAAGGGCGCGGCTTCGAGATCGCACAAGGACGCCTCGGGCCGGGCCGCATCCATCACTGCATGCGCCTCATCGGCCTGGCTGAGCGTGCGCTCGAGTTCATGGCGAAACGCGCCCTCTCGCGCGTGGCGTTCGGCAAGCCGGTCGCCCAGCAGACCGTCACGCAGGAGCGCATCGCCGAAGCGCGCTGCATGATCGAGCAAGCGCGCCTGCTCACACTCAAGACGGCGTACATGATGGACACCGTCGGCAACAAGGGTGCGCGCGGCGAGATCGCGATGATCAAGGTGGTCGCGCCGAACATGGCCTGCCAGGTGATCGACTGGGCGATGCAGGTGCACGGCGCGGCGGGCGTGAGCGGCGACTTCCCGCTGGCCTACTCGTACGCTTCGGCGCGCACACTGCGCTTTGCGGACGGCCCTGACGAGGTGCACCGCAACGCCATCGCCAAGCTCGAACTCGCGCGCCATATGGACGCGGGCGCGGCATCGCGCGTGGAAATGCCGGTCACGCGCTCGTAA
- a CDS encoding phosphotransferase: MAQATPDGDTQKTAQTRTDYSAFEGTRPVAERQRFDTEALTAWLTTHVEGFKGPLTIEQFAGGQSNPTFKLVTPCRTYVMRAKPGPKAKLLPSAHAIEREYRVMDALAATDVPVAKMLALCEDEAVIGRAFYVMEFVEGRVLWDQSLPGMTREERGAIYDEMNRVIAALHNVKPEAVGLADYGKPGNYFARQIDRWSRQYQASETERIDAMHHLIEWLPKHMPDDAGSRVSVVHGDYRLDNLIFHPSEPRVLAVLDWELSTLGDPLADFSYHCMAWHVDPAQFRGIAGLDWQALGIPDEAQYVARYCERTGLEIRGDWNFYLAYNMFRIAAILQGIMKRVVDGTAASAQAIDAGRRAKPMAELAWRYAQKVR; this comes from the coding sequence ATGGCGCAAGCCACCCCGGATGGAGACACGCAAAAAACCGCGCAGACGCGCACCGACTATTCGGCGTTCGAAGGTACGCGCCCGGTTGCCGAGCGCCAGCGCTTCGACACCGAGGCGCTGACCGCCTGGCTTACCACTCACGTGGAAGGCTTCAAAGGCCCGCTCACGATCGAGCAGTTCGCCGGCGGTCAGTCGAACCCGACGTTCAAGCTCGTCACGCCCTGCCGCACCTATGTGATGCGCGCCAAGCCTGGCCCCAAGGCGAAACTACTGCCCTCCGCGCACGCGATCGAACGCGAATACCGCGTGATGGATGCGCTCGCCGCAACCGACGTGCCGGTCGCGAAAATGCTCGCGCTCTGCGAAGACGAAGCGGTGATCGGCCGCGCGTTCTACGTGATGGAGTTCGTCGAGGGCCGTGTGCTCTGGGACCAGTCGCTGCCCGGCATGACGCGCGAGGAACGCGGCGCGATCTATGACGAGATGAACCGTGTGATCGCGGCGCTCCACAACGTGAAGCCCGAAGCCGTGGGCCTCGCCGACTACGGCAAGCCCGGCAATTATTTCGCACGCCAGATCGATCGCTGGAGCCGCCAGTATCAGGCCTCGGAAACGGAACGCATCGACGCGATGCATCACCTGATCGAATGGCTGCCGAAGCACATGCCGGACGATGCAGGTTCACGCGTCTCGGTCGTGCATGGCGACTACCGCCTCGACAACCTGATCTTCCACCCGAGCGAGCCGCGCGTACTGGCCGTGCTCGACTGGGAGCTCTCCACACTCGGCGACCCGCTCGCCGACTTCTCGTATCACTGCATGGCCTGGCACGTCGATCCCGCACAGTTCCGCGGCATCGCCGGGCTCGACTGGCAAGCGCTCGGCATTCCCGACGAGGCCCAGTACGTCGCGCGTTATTGCGAGCGCACCGGCCTCGAGATTCGCGGCGACTGGAACTTCTATCTTGCATACAACATGTTCCGGATCGCGGCGATCCTGCAAGGCATCATGAAACGCGTGGTGGATGGCACCGCCGCGAGCGCGCAGGCAATCGACGCAGGCCGCCGCGCAAAGCCCATGGCCGAACTCGCCTGGCGCTACGCGCAGAAAGTTCGCTAA